The following are from one region of the Flavimobilis soli genome:
- a CDS encoding DUF2804 domain-containing protein gives MHDSNEAGQAAHEPTDAVPAPRAAPMTRHLDERELTAPVSLTRPDGRLNPDAVGWTRTPLHDTDGIGRGRVGFGRNKRWEYWAVTTPSHVLALVISDVGYAAVPSMYLLDRTTGEEIDLEAVRPFGRGTSLPGTLGHGPARATTKAFRLAVDEVDGGTRLRGQSARLRFDVVAHRPEGHEHLGVVVPWDDRRFQYTVKDVARPASGTIWVDGTAHALPDGDSWATLDHGRGRWPYDIAWNWGAGSGHTDGHVVGIQVGGRWTDGTGAVENSLLVDGHLTKISEELVWTYDTEDWMRPWRVEGESVDLTLTPFHVKSSAMDLKIVSGTTHQCFGTWSGRVRDDAGTWVRVADVVGWAEDVHHRW, from the coding sequence ATGCACGACAGCAACGAGGCTGGTCAGGCCGCACACGAGCCCACGGACGCCGTCCCCGCACCACGCGCCGCCCCGATGACGCGGCACCTGGACGAGCGGGAGCTCACCGCGCCCGTCTCCCTCACCCGGCCTGACGGCCGCCTGAACCCCGACGCGGTCGGCTGGACCCGCACCCCGCTCCACGACACCGACGGCATCGGTCGCGGCCGCGTGGGCTTCGGGCGCAACAAGCGCTGGGAGTACTGGGCCGTCACGACGCCGTCGCACGTGCTCGCGCTCGTGATCTCCGACGTCGGCTACGCCGCCGTGCCGAGCATGTACCTGCTCGACCGCACGACGGGCGAGGAGATCGACCTCGAGGCCGTGCGGCCCTTCGGCCGTGGCACGTCGCTGCCCGGGACGCTCGGGCACGGCCCGGCGCGCGCCACGACGAAGGCGTTCCGCCTCGCCGTCGACGAGGTCGACGGCGGCACGCGCCTGCGCGGGCAGTCCGCGCGCCTGCGCTTCGACGTCGTCGCGCACCGTCCGGAGGGGCACGAGCACCTCGGGGTGGTCGTGCCGTGGGACGACCGGCGCTTTCAGTACACCGTCAAGGACGTCGCCCGTCCCGCGAGCGGCACGATCTGGGTCGACGGCACGGCGCACGCCCTGCCCGACGGGGACTCGTGGGCGACCCTCGACCACGGCCGCGGTCGCTGGCCCTACGACATCGCCTGGAACTGGGGCGCCGGGTCGGGACACACCGACGGTCACGTCGTCGGCATCCAGGTCGGCGGGCGCTGGACCGACGGGACCGGCGCTGTCGAGAACTCGCTCCTCGTCGACGGTCACCTCACCAAGATCAGCGAAGAGCTCGTCTGGACGTACGACACCGAGGACTGGATGCGCCCCTGGCGCGTCGAGGGGGAGAGTGTCGACCTGACGCTGACGCCGTTCCACGTCAAGTCGTCCGCGATGGACCTGAAGATCGTCTCCGGGACCACGCACCAGTGCTTCGGCACGTGGTCCGGACGCGTGCGCGACGACGCGGGCACCTGGGTGCGCGTCGCCGACGTCGTCGGCTGGGCCGAGGACGTGCATCACCGCTGGTGA
- a CDS encoding Gfo/Idh/MocA family protein yields the protein MTTHLDHVRWGIIGVGDVTERKSGPGLQRAERSSLVAVMRRDGAKAADFARRHGVPRSYDDADALIHDPEVDAVYVATPPDSHSDYARRVAAAGKPVYVEKPMARTATEARSMIEACDVASVPLFVAYYRRAMPRFQTIVSLVRDGAIGDVRTVTVQNLSPGQMWEPGHAPWRVQPEISGGGLFVDLGSHALDFLDLLLGPVEEVHGLAVNRAGTYDAEDHVVAAFRWSGGAVGTGTWGYDADGRTDQVELVGTRGRLTFSMFGEDPLVLRSEGAERRIEAPYPDVVQQPLIQTVVDELTGRGTCPSTGRSALRTAEVVDALLAGYRACS from the coding sequence ATGACGACACACCTCGACCATGTCCGCTGGGGGATCATCGGCGTCGGCGACGTCACGGAGCGCAAGTCCGGGCCGGGCCTGCAGAGGGCGGAGCGGTCCTCGCTCGTCGCGGTGATGCGGCGCGACGGCGCGAAGGCGGCCGACTTCGCGCGTCGGCACGGTGTGCCGCGCTCGTACGACGACGCAGACGCCCTCATCCACGACCCTGAGGTGGACGCGGTGTACGTCGCGACGCCGCCCGACTCCCACTCCGACTACGCGCGGCGCGTCGCCGCAGCCGGGAAGCCTGTCTACGTCGAGAAGCCGATGGCGCGGACCGCGACCGAGGCGCGTTCGATGATCGAGGCGTGCGACGTGGCGTCGGTCCCGTTGTTCGTCGCGTACTACCGCCGCGCGATGCCGCGCTTCCAGACGATCGTGAGCCTCGTGCGCGACGGCGCGATCGGCGACGTCCGCACGGTCACCGTCCAGAACCTCTCGCCGGGGCAGATGTGGGAGCCGGGGCACGCCCCCTGGCGCGTGCAGCCGGAGATCTCGGGCGGCGGGCTCTTCGTGGACCTCGGGTCGCACGCGCTCGACTTCCTCGACCTGCTGCTCGGGCCCGTCGAGGAGGTGCATGGCCTCGCGGTCAATCGCGCAGGGACGTACGACGCCGAGGACCACGTCGTCGCGGCGTTCCGCTGGTCGGGAGGCGCGGTCGGGACGGGCACGTGGGGCTACGACGCCGACGGGCGCACGGACCAGGTCGAGCTCGTCGGGACGAGGGGCAGGCTAACGTTCTCGATGTTCGGGGAGGACCCGCTCGTGCTGCGCAGCGAGGGTGCCGAGCGGCGGATCGAGGCGCCCTACCCCGACGTCGTGCAGCAGCCGCTCATCCAGACGGTCGTCGACGAGCTCACCGGGCGCGGGACCTGCCCGAGCACCGGCCGCTCAGCGCTGCGCACGGCCGAGGTGGTCGACGCGCTGCTCGCCGGGTACCGCGCCTGTTCCTGA
- a CDS encoding NAD(+)--rifampin ADP-ribosyltransferase codes for MASRRAPVHFELYAEGPYLHRTRADLAPGNPTRSYRSTAPVRVIGEIDDWQGHPPEQVETMLANLRRLREAGAAPIID; via the coding sequence ATGGCGAGCCGACGAGCACCCGTCCACTTCGAGCTCTACGCCGAGGGCCCCTACCTCCACAGGACCAGAGCAGACCTCGCCCCCGGCAACCCGACGCGCTCCTACCGCAGCACCGCCCCCGTCCGGGTGATCGGGGAGATCGACGACTGGCAGGGGCACCCGCCCGAGCAGGTTGAGACGATGCTCGCGAACCTTCGACGCCTGCGCGAGGCCGGCGCGGCCCCGATCATCGACTGA
- a CDS encoding lipocalin family protein, producing MTAQDVTTVAHLNLERYLGLWYEIGRLPLKYEEDGARDVTAEYSLDEDGSIRVDNRCIGEDGKPTQALGRAKPVDDADPTRLTVSFLPKYLRWIPFTEGDYWVLKLDEGYTAALVGTPDRSNLWLLARAPHIDACTEQDYLDEARRQGFDLTDWIRPDQSGSRVTDDMIDD from the coding sequence ATGACTGCTCAGGACGTCACGACCGTCGCCCACCTGAACCTCGAGAGGTACCTCGGGCTCTGGTACGAGATCGGGCGGCTCCCGCTCAAGTACGAGGAAGACGGGGCGCGCGACGTCACCGCCGAGTACTCGCTCGACGAGGACGGTTCGATCCGAGTCGACAACAGGTGCATCGGCGAGGACGGCAAGCCCACGCAGGCGCTCGGCCGTGCCAAGCCCGTCGACGACGCCGACCCCACTCGTCTGACCGTCTCCTTCCTGCCGAAGTACCTACGCTGGATCCCCTTCACGGAGGGCGACTACTGGGTCCTCAAGCTGGACGAGGGCTACACGGCGGCGCTCGTCGGCACGCCCGACCGCTCCAACCTCTGGCTGCTCGCCCGGGCCCCGCACATCGACGCGTGCACCGAGCAGGACTACCTCGACGAGGCACGTCGCCAGGGCTTCGACCTGACCGACTGGATCCGCCCGGATCAGTCCGGCAGCCGCGTCACAGACGACATGATCGACGACTGA
- a CDS encoding M23 family metallopeptidase, with protein MSRTVDLAYPFTGRWLVQNSPADRVPSHGTTLFASSRAIDFVPVGARDRTAPFTLRSAVLPEPPDAFPGFGREVLAPLDGEVVAAENDERDHPAYRGLPSIGYALTQRRRVRRGWRALAGNHVLVAGEGVVVALCHLAHGSLRVQVGQQVRAGDVLGRCGSTGNSTEPHLHVQAVVRVDVARASAVPVTFRGVIPRNGEIVDAG; from the coding sequence GTGTCCCGCACCGTCGACCTCGCCTACCCGTTCACCGGGCGGTGGCTCGTGCAGAACAGCCCCGCCGATCGCGTGCCCAGCCATGGCACGACGCTCTTCGCGTCGTCGCGGGCGATCGACTTCGTGCCTGTCGGCGCACGTGATCGCACGGCACCGTTCACCCTCCGGTCAGCCGTTTTGCCCGAGCCGCCTGACGCATTCCCCGGGTTCGGACGTGAGGTGCTGGCTCCGCTCGACGGGGAGGTCGTCGCAGCCGAGAACGACGAGCGAGACCACCCCGCCTACCGCGGGCTGCCGTCGATCGGGTATGCCCTGACGCAGCGACGTCGGGTGCGCCGCGGCTGGCGCGCGCTCGCGGGGAACCACGTGCTCGTCGCAGGCGAGGGCGTCGTCGTCGCGCTGTGCCACCTCGCGCACGGCAGCCTGCGCGTGCAGGTGGGGCAGCAGGTGAGGGCAGGCGACGTCCTCGGGAGGTGCGGGAGCACGGGGAACTCCACCGAGCCGCACCTCCACGTGCAGGCCGTCGTCCGGGTCGACGTCGCCCGCGCCTCCGCCGTGCCGGTCACCTTCCGAGGGGTGATTCCCCGCAACGGGGAGATCGTCGACGCAGGCTGA
- a CDS encoding alpha/beta hydrolase, whose protein sequence is MTLPPLAITRREAAGRCTSDGATLVTLAAGLAFGKNQPIVAEGALDGPFGARLAENVAAGPWSAPLFVAHGDADTVVPARLSDDLASRACAAGEQIELLRIPDGGHLDVLADGSPLGERLESWTLERFAGSAPSSTCGADGA, encoded by the coding sequence ATGACTCTGCCCCCGCTCGCGATCACGCGCCGGGAGGCGGCGGGGCGGTGCACGAGCGACGGCGCCACGCTCGTCACTCTCGCGGCCGGGCTCGCGTTCGGGAAGAACCAGCCGATCGTCGCCGAGGGTGCGCTCGACGGCCCGTTCGGCGCGCGTCTTGCCGAGAACGTCGCGGCAGGTCCGTGGTCGGCGCCCCTCTTCGTCGCGCACGGCGACGCCGACACCGTGGTACCTGCGCGGCTGAGCGACGACCTCGCCTCGCGTGCGTGCGCGGCGGGGGAGCAGATCGAACTCTTGCGCATCCCGGACGGCGGCCACCTCGACGTTCTTGCCGACGGTTCCCCGCTCGGCGAACGCCTCGAGAGCTGGACCCTGGAGCGGTTCGCGGGCTCCGCGCCGTCGAGCACGTGCGGTGCGGACGGGGCGTGA
- a CDS encoding transglutaminase-like domain-containing protein produces MTTAAPTPTDYLRANAWVESDHPDVVRLGTELRAEHPDDVDFARASFEWVRDEVAHSYDVQDPRVTLSATAVLRERVGLCYAKSVLYAAVLRSQGVPAALGYQRLRSSSAGFVLHGLVSVHLDGAWHRQDPRGNKPGVGAQFSIGTESLVYRVDESLGERDYRTLYDEPAPEVVAALTGTSDLLVCQLPAELAQP; encoded by the coding sequence GTGACGACCGCGGCTCCGACCCCGACCGACTATCTCCGTGCCAACGCCTGGGTCGAGTCCGACCACCCCGACGTGGTCAGGCTCGGCACCGAGCTGCGCGCCGAGCACCCGGACGACGTCGACTTCGCGCGCGCGTCGTTCGAGTGGGTGCGTGACGAGGTCGCGCACTCGTACGACGTGCAGGACCCGCGGGTGACGCTCTCCGCCACCGCCGTCCTGCGCGAGCGGGTAGGGCTCTGCTACGCGAAGTCGGTCCTGTATGCCGCCGTGCTGCGCAGCCAGGGCGTCCCAGCGGCTCTCGGCTATCAGCGCCTCAGGTCGTCGAGCGCCGGGTTCGTGCTCCACGGGCTCGTGTCGGTGCACCTCGACGGCGCATGGCACCGGCAGGACCCGCGAGGGAACAAGCCGGGCGTCGGCGCGCAGTTCTCGATCGGCACCGAGAGCCTCGTCTACCGCGTCGACGAGAGCCTGGGGGAACGGGACTACCGGACGCTCTACGACGAGCCCGCACCCGAAGTCGTCGCGGCGCTCACCGGCACCTCCGACCTGCTCGTGTGCCAGCTCCCCGCGGAGCTGGCGCAGCCGTAG
- a CDS encoding MerR family transcriptional regulator: MDHDRLLRIGTFSTLSRISVRMLRHYQEHGVIAPAWVDPLSGHRFYRPEQLATAQLAAQLRDAGFPVATIAQLLGSTDPSRIDAALSAQRVVLSQQREDLRGKLAALDRVSTALRGQTIMSTIDVTVAHLPEMTFASLRRTLPGYGDEGLLWQDLVPLATQSDAELAPDGISGATFHDPEYRESDVDVEVWMQVTAPFAPVAPLSCRHQPAQEIVTATLVGDYSQMPVVTGAIGAHLAEHQLRTGPMFNIYRVSPSQDPDPSAWVTDVCFPILGS, encoded by the coding sequence ATGGATCACGACAGGTTGCTGCGGATCGGCACGTTCTCGACGTTGTCGAGGATCAGCGTGCGGATGCTGCGCCACTACCAGGAGCACGGGGTGATCGCCCCGGCCTGGGTCGACCCTCTCTCGGGTCATCGGTTCTACCGACCGGAACAGCTCGCCACCGCTCAGCTGGCGGCCCAGCTGCGCGACGCGGGCTTCCCGGTCGCGACGATCGCTCAGCTCCTCGGGTCGACCGATCCTTCCAGGATCGATGCTGCGCTCAGCGCGCAGCGCGTTGTCCTCTCGCAGCAGCGTGAGGACCTCCGCGGCAAGCTCGCCGCCCTGGATCGTGTCAGCACCGCACTGAGAGGACAGACCATCATGAGCACGATCGACGTGACCGTCGCGCACCTTCCCGAGATGACGTTCGCCAGCCTCCGCAGGACGCTGCCCGGCTACGGCGACGAGGGCCTGCTCTGGCAGGACCTCGTACCGCTCGCGACGCAGTCAGACGCAGAGCTCGCGCCGGACGGCATCTCAGGCGCCACGTTCCACGACCCGGAGTACCGCGAGTCGGACGTCGACGTCGAGGTCTGGATGCAGGTCACAGCGCCGTTCGCACCCGTGGCGCCGCTCTCCTGCCGCCACCAGCCGGCCCAGGAGATCGTCACGGCCACGCTCGTCGGCGACTACTCGCAGATGCCGGTGGTCACCGGCGCCATCGGTGCGCATCTCGCCGAGCACCAGCTCCGGACGGGACCGATGTTCAACATCTACCGCGTGAGCCCGTCGCAGGATCCCGACCCGAGCGCGTGGGTCACGGACGTCTGCTTCCCGATCCTCGGGAGCTAG
- a CDS encoding acyltransferase family protein has protein sequence MATDTTAGASATATVDAAEQRPPAAGAERRRTVRKDIEGLRALAVTLVVVYHLWPGVVTGGFIGVDVFLVVSGFLITSHLLQHPPRTPRDLAEFWGRRIRRLLPASFLVLAVTLVASWLVAPPTQWAETTRQIIASTFYLENWALAKRAVDYLAADSTPTPVQHFWSLGVEEQFYLGWPVLVLVLAAVARVVARRSGRAGRMRLWVTGGLAGVVALSFSASVLVTAKDPAQAYFATHVRVWELGAGALLAGAAPVVARALDRRRVARAVLAWAGLAAIVAAALVLDASAPFPGAVALAPVLGTVAVIAAHSEGRGSPEPLLTPGPVQYVGSVSYAIYLWHWPLIVLLPLALGRDRTLLDAVVIVALTLALAAATKVCVEDPLRGRHPLGVPLRRTYVFMALGMVVLVSLALLVRADLRRVVDAGEQRLATAFAQPDPCFGAAALVTPGCAPHGAELVHEPVVAMDDMPDPYEDDCWVLGPLTRQKVCTYGSTAPDARDIALVGNSHGGHWLPALQELAEEENLRIHTYLVSRCFTVTEPLAFGDARTQACQSWNERVLSETSDGRYDLVVVSNLFGMRLAGVPEDEQEAAARAAYTRSLDRWVAGGVPTIVVRDTPHSDLPSVPDCVAAHLDDLGACDGGRDREQVDPLADAAEEHPSPLVTVLDLTDRFCRDDTCYSTIGGLIAYFDGGHMSASFARTLAPALAGEVRAALSR, from the coding sequence ATGGCAACCGACACGACAGCAGGGGCGAGCGCGACGGCGACGGTCGACGCGGCTGAGCAGCGCCCGCCAGCCGCGGGCGCTGAGCGACGGCGCACCGTCCGCAAGGACATCGAGGGCCTCCGCGCGCTCGCCGTCACGCTCGTCGTCGTCTACCACCTGTGGCCCGGCGTCGTCACCGGCGGCTTCATCGGCGTCGACGTCTTCCTCGTCGTGTCGGGCTTCCTCATCACGTCCCACCTGCTGCAGCACCCGCCGCGCACACCGCGTGACCTCGCCGAGTTCTGGGGCCGGCGAATCCGCCGCCTCCTGCCGGCGTCCTTCCTCGTCCTCGCCGTGACGCTCGTGGCGTCGTGGCTCGTCGCGCCCCCGACGCAGTGGGCCGAGACGACGCGCCAGATCATCGCGTCGACCTTCTACCTCGAGAACTGGGCCCTCGCGAAGCGCGCGGTCGACTACCTCGCCGCAGACTCCACGCCGACGCCGGTCCAGCACTTCTGGTCCCTCGGCGTCGAGGAGCAGTTCTACCTCGGCTGGCCCGTGCTCGTCCTGGTCCTCGCCGCCGTCGCACGCGTCGTCGCCCGCCGCAGCGGGCGAGCCGGGCGCATGCGGCTGTGGGTCACGGGAGGTCTCGCTGGCGTCGTCGCCCTGTCCTTCTCGGCGTCCGTCCTCGTAACCGCGAAGGACCCCGCGCAGGCCTACTTTGCGACGCACGTGCGCGTGTGGGAGCTGGGCGCAGGGGCTCTGCTCGCAGGAGCGGCACCCGTCGTCGCGCGGGCGCTCGACCGGAGGCGCGTCGCCCGAGCCGTCCTCGCGTGGGCAGGGCTCGCCGCGATCGTCGCCGCCGCGCTCGTCCTGGACGCATCGGCACCGTTCCCGGGCGCCGTCGCGCTCGCGCCCGTGCTCGGGACCGTCGCCGTGATCGCCGCCCACAGCGAGGGGAGAGGCTCGCCCGAGCCGCTGCTGACGCCCGGGCCGGTCCAGTACGTCGGGTCCGTCTCGTACGCGATCTACCTGTGGCACTGGCCGCTCATCGTGCTCCTCCCGCTCGCGCTCGGGCGCGACCGGACGCTGCTCGACGCCGTCGTCATCGTCGCCCTGACCCTCGCCCTCGCCGCTGCCACGAAGGTGTGCGTCGAGGACCCGCTGCGGGGGCGCCACCCGCTCGGCGTCCCGTTGCGGCGGACCTACGTCTTCATGGCGCTCGGCATGGTCGTGCTCGTGTCGCTCGCGCTGCTCGTGCGGGCGGACCTGCGGCGGGTCGTCGACGCGGGCGAGCAGCGGCTCGCCACCGCCTTCGCACAGCCGGACCCGTGCTTCGGTGCCGCGGCCCTCGTGACGCCGGGGTGTGCCCCGCACGGCGCCGAGCTCGTGCACGAGCCGGTCGTCGCGATGGACGACATGCCCGACCCGTACGAGGACGACTGCTGGGTCCTCGGCCCCCTGACGCGGCAGAAGGTCTGCACGTACGGGTCGACGGCGCCCGACGCGCGGGACATCGCCCTGGTCGGCAACTCGCACGGCGGCCACTGGCTGCCCGCTCTGCAGGAGCTCGCCGAAGAGGAGAACCTGCGGATCCACACGTATCTGGTGTCCCGGTGCTTCACGGTCACCGAGCCGCTCGCGTTCGGTGACGCGCGCACGCAGGCCTGCCAGTCGTGGAACGAGCGGGTCCTGTCGGAAACGTCCGACGGGCGGTACGACCTCGTGGTCGTGTCCAACCTGTTCGGGATGCGCCTCGCAGGGGTGCCCGAGGACGAGCAGGAAGCGGCCGCTCGCGCGGCGTACACGCGCTCGCTCGACCGCTGGGTAGCCGGCGGCGTCCCGACGATCGTCGTGCGCGACACACCGCACTCCGACCTGCCGAGCGTCCCGGACTGCGTGGCCGCGCACCTCGACGACCTCGGGGCGTGCGACGGCGGCCGCGACCGCGAGCAGGTCGACCCGCTCGCCGACGCCGCCGAGGAGCACCCGAGCCCGCTCGTCACGGTCCTCGACCTCACCGACCGCTTCTGCCGGGACGACACGTGCTACTCGACGATCGGCGGTCTCATCGCCTACTTCGACGGTGGGCACATGAGCGCGTCGTTCGCGCGCACGCTCGCGCCCGCGCTCGCTGGGGAGGTGCGAGCTGCGCTCAGCCGCTGA
- a CDS encoding CueP family metal-binding protein, whose product MPYLAMPYAATPRRRILATAALLASGLAFAGCASPNPSPAPSSTSSPATSILSEHGLDGLDARAVVDRLDAMAVADRPADLMASVRPDVLILTDDQDRETRLPMPEDQVYVSVAPYRDETHDCYFHSLTTCRGEMANEDVQVVLTSADGTVVLDETRTTYDNGFMGFWLPRDFSGELVVSQDGVSGSAKISTTSVEDPTCVTTMQLT is encoded by the coding sequence ATGCCTTACCTCGCCATGCCCTACGCCGCCACGCCTCGGCGGCGGATCCTCGCCACTGCTGCACTTCTGGCCTCCGGACTCGCCTTCGCGGGCTGCGCCTCGCCCAACCCTTCGCCAGCGCCGTCGTCCACCTCGTCTCCCGCGACGAGCATCCTGTCCGAGCACGGACTCGACGGGCTCGACGCCCGCGCCGTCGTCGACCGGCTCGACGCCATGGCCGTCGCAGATCGTCCCGCTGACCTCATGGCGTCGGTGCGACCAGACGTCCTGATCCTCACCGACGACCAGGACCGCGAGACTCGCCTGCCGATGCCAGAAGACCAGGTGTACGTCTCGGTCGCGCCGTACCGCGACGAGACCCACGACTGCTACTTCCACAGCCTCACGACGTGCCGCGGCGAGATGGCCAACGAGGACGTGCAGGTCGTGCTGACGAGCGCGGACGGCACCGTGGTCCTCGACGAGACGCGCACCACCTACGACAACGGGTTCATGGGCTTCTGGCTGCCTCGGGACTTCTCGGGCGAGCTCGTCGTGAGCCAGGACGGCGTCAGCGGGTCTGCGAAGATCTCCACGACGAGCGTGGAGGACCCGACCTGCGTCACGACCATGCAGCTCACCTGA
- a CDS encoding DUF4260 domain-containing protein produces the protein MSTPETVDDGAPTGARDVVVLQRLENGAIAAMIVVALVALDLPAWWLAASFLLFDLSMVGYARSPRLGAVTYNVVHNYTGPAAALAGYFLAGDARPDWLVVLAACWAFHVSVDRALGFGLKLHGFAHTHLGSLQAAEKDAA, from the coding sequence ATGAGCACACCGGAGACCGTGGACGACGGCGCGCCGACGGGCGCGCGCGACGTCGTCGTCCTGCAGCGCCTCGAGAACGGCGCGATCGCCGCCATGATCGTCGTCGCGCTCGTCGCGCTCGACCTGCCCGCATGGTGGCTCGCCGCGTCGTTCCTGCTCTTCGATCTCTCGATGGTCGGATACGCGCGCAGCCCGCGCCTCGGCGCGGTCACCTACAACGTCGTGCACAACTACACGGGCCCCGCTGCCGCACTCGCCGGCTACTTCCTCGCCGGGGACGCGCGACCCGACTGGCTCGTCGTTCTCGCCGCCTGCTGGGCGTTCCACGTCTCCGTCGACCGGGCGCTCGGGTTCGGGCTCAAGCTCCACGGGTTCGCGCACACGCACCTCGGCAGCCTCCAGGCTGCAGAGAAGGACGCTGCCTGA
- a CDS encoding YtxH domain-containing protein: MGSKAAFLLGAGVGYVLGTKAGRARYEQIKNKADHFMQDERVQSAVATAKDKLGDVAGAAGGAVKDKVAETASEAGEALKSKVSSLRHHDDESDSAEAPAPPPSAQI; this comes from the coding sequence ATGGGTTCCAAGGCAGCATTTCTCCTCGGCGCGGGCGTGGGCTACGTCCTCGGCACGAAGGCAGGTCGTGCCCGCTACGAGCAGATCAAGAACAAGGCCGACCACTTCATGCAGGACGAGCGCGTCCAGAGCGCTGTCGCGACCGCGAAGGACAAGCTGGGTGACGTCGCTGGTGCGGCGGGCGGTGCCGTGAAGGACAAGGTCGCAGAGACGGCGTCGGAGGCCGGCGAGGCGCTCAAGTCGAAGGTCTCGTCGCTCCGCCACCACGACGACGAGAGCGACTCCGCGGAGGCGCCCGCACCTCCGCCGTCCGCGCAGATCTGA
- a CDS encoding sulfurtransferase, translating to MWWLLRYFGHDKVSVLDGGLGAWKAAGLPVVSGTDDAEAVATAPAVTFTPSPRPHLLATRDEIVATLPGSGNEGTVVVNALDPATFAGTPELNPYPRRGRIPGSVNLPLFTLLDPATGRFLPEEQLVEKLQEQGVLDADRAVTYCGGGIAATLPAFAAFHAAGVEVAVYDGSLTEWTSDPSLPVEVG from the coding sequence GTGTGGTGGCTCCTGCGCTACTTCGGCCACGACAAGGTCTCCGTGCTCGACGGCGGCCTCGGCGCGTGGAAGGCCGCCGGGCTCCCGGTCGTGTCCGGCACGGACGACGCGGAGGCGGTCGCCACGGCACCCGCGGTCACCTTCACCCCGTCGCCCAGGCCGCACCTGCTTGCGACGCGTGACGAGATCGTCGCGACCCTGCCCGGCTCCGGCAACGAGGGGACCGTCGTCGTCAACGCGCTCGACCCCGCCACGTTCGCCGGCACGCCCGAGCTCAACCCGTACCCGCGTCGCGGCCGGATCCCCGGCAGCGTCAACCTGCCGCTGTTCACGCTGCTCGACCCCGCGACCGGGCGCTTCCTCCCCGAGGAGCAGCTCGTCGAGAAGCTCCAGGAGCAGGGCGTGCTCGACGCCGACCGCGCGGTCACGTACTGCGGCGGCGGCATCGCGGCGACACTGCCGGCGTTCGCGGCGTTCCACGCCGCGGGCGTCGAGGTCGCCGTCTACGACGGCTCGCTGACCGAGTGGACGAGCGACCCGTCGCTCCCGGTCGAGGTCGGCTGA
- a CDS encoding SDR family oxidoreductase codes for MTDHPSSFPAQQQEPPGLTAPMEPQPDHGETSYVGHGRLDGKRALITGGDSGIGRAVAIAYAREGADVALSYLAEEQEDAEETARWVREAGRNVTLLPGDLRDEETARKVVRDAVEALGGLDVLVNNAGFQMARRDSIADVTTDELDRVFKTNLYSLFWVTQEALKHLREGASIINVSSIQAYQPSTTLFDYASTKAAINNFTVNLAAEVGERGIRVNAVAPGPIWTPLQPATQSEEKIEKFGQDTPLGRAGQPAECAPAFVFLANDADASFVSATVLGVTGGKPVF; via the coding sequence ATGACTGATCACCCGAGCTCGTTCCCGGCCCAGCAGCAGGAGCCCCCCGGCCTCACGGCGCCCATGGAACCGCAGCCCGACCACGGCGAGACGAGCTACGTGGGCCACGGCAGGCTCGACGGCAAGCGCGCCCTCATCACCGGAGGCGACTCCGGCATCGGACGCGCCGTCGCGATCGCCTACGCACGCGAGGGCGCCGACGTCGCGCTCTCGTACCTCGCCGAGGAGCAGGAGGACGCCGAGGAGACCGCACGGTGGGTGCGCGAGGCGGGACGCAACGTGACGCTGCTGCCCGGCGACCTGCGCGACGAGGAGACGGCCCGCAAGGTGGTGCGCGACGCCGTCGAGGCGCTCGGTGGGCTCGACGTCCTCGTCAACAACGCAGGCTTCCAGATGGCCCGCCGCGACTCGATCGCGGACGTCACGACCGACGAGCTGGACCGGGTGTTCAAGACGAACCTGTACTCCCTGTTCTGGGTCACGCAGGAGGCGCTCAAGCACCTGCGCGAGGGGGCGAGCATCATCAACGTGTCGTCGATCCAGGCGTACCAGCCGTCGACGACGCTGTTCGACTACGCGTCGACCAAGGCGGCGATCAACAACTTCACCGTCAACCTCGCCGCTGAGGTGGGGGAGCGCGGCATCCGCGTCAATGCCGTCGCCCCCGGTCCGATCTGGACGCCGCTCCAGCCTGCGACGCAGTCCGAGGAGAAGATCGAGAAGTTCGGCCAGGACACGCCGCTGGGCCGCGCCGGTCAGCCGGCAGAGTGCGCCCCGGCGTTCGTCTTCCTGGCGAACGACGCCGACGCAAGCTTCGTCTCCGCGACCGTCCTCGGCGTCACGGGCGGCAAGCCCGTCTTCTGA